One genomic window of Arachis hypogaea cultivar Tifrunner chromosome 8, arahy.Tifrunner.gnm2.J5K5, whole genome shotgun sequence includes the following:
- the LOC112706083 gene encoding uncharacterized protein, giving the protein MVKAEEKIQRETAMKNNNKQKKYKGVRMRSWGSWVSEIRAPNQKTRIWLGSYSTAEAAARAYDAALLCLKGSSANLNFPLTSSTYINIIPHNQDSSSSSSSSSSSATMSPKSIQRVAAAAAANCTFVDDISNNANATTPSSSSSSSSSSSLVSSPSMVSSPSEQTTDDDVVDAASLIMSSTTTTTSCDESMAMMEEPWYNTFDDALDQMLSGFFDLDSSQLLGDLYEEESDIRLWSFC; this is encoded by the coding sequence ATGGTTAAGGCAGAAGAGAAGATCCAAAGAGAGACAGCAATGAAGAATAATAATAAGCAGAAGAAGTACAAGGGAGTGAGAATGAGGAGTTGGGGATCATGGGTTTCAGAGATTAGAGCACCAAATCAGAAAACAAGAATATGGTTAGGTTCATATTCAACTGCAGAAGCTGCTGCTAGAGCCTATGATGCTGCACTTCTCTGTCTTAAAGGCTCTTCTGCAAATCTCAATTTCCCATTAACTTCTTCTACTTACATTAACATCATCCCTCATAAtcaagattcttcttcttcttcttcttcttcttcttcatctgctACTATGTCTCCAAAATCAATTCAAagagttgctgctgctgctgctgctaatTGCACCTTTGTTGATGACATCAGCAACAATGCTAATGCTACAACaccttcatcatcatcttcttcttcttcatcatcatcattggtgTCATCACCATCAATGGTTTCATCTCCCTCTGAACAAACTACTGATGATGATGTTGTAGATGCAGCATCACTCATCATGTCTtcaactactactactactagctGTGATGAATCCATGGCTATGATGGAAGAGCCTTGGTACAACACCTTTGATGATGCTCTTGATCAGATGCTGAGTGGTTTCTTTGACCTTGATTCATCTCAGCTTCTTGGTGATCTTTATGAAGAAGAAAGTGACATTCGTTTGTGGAGTTTCTGTTAG